Genomic segment of Aulosira sp. FACHB-615:
TAGGGGTAAGTCATTCCCGCACTATCAAGTGTCGTGAAAATCTATCAAATCTTCGAGATCGCCTCAACTCACAACAGTAAAATTCAAGTTCTCAACCTAATCAATCAAGCTTTTATCTCCAAGTTCCATGTTCTGAACTCGAAGTTTCATGTTCCAAACGAGAACGTTCATGTTCTGAACTTAAAATTTCAGGTTCCGAACTCGAATGTTTCTGTTCTCAACGAGAATGTTCATGTTCTACACTCGAAGTTTCGTGTTCTGCACTTGAAGTTTTGTGTTCCGAACTGGAATGATGCTGTTATGAAGGCGATTTTTTCACTTAAATTGTAGATTTATCAGCAATCTATCAAAACATTACTCAACTAAATCCAGTATCATAACTTTCACATTTAGAGCGTATCCGTTATTTCTATGCCAAAACCAGCCGATATCAGCACCAAACGCTTAATTAGCCTTGCACCTAATAATTGGGTCAAATGGGTAACACAAATTCCTGATATCATTGCTGGGGAAATCCTCAACTCTGAATTTCAGTGGATTAGTAGAGAAAGTGATGTACTCATCCGCGTCGAAAGTCAAGAGTATGGAAAATTTCTCGTCCTCAATGAATTGCAATTGCGCTACAATCCTGAAATGCCACGAAGGATGCGGGCGTATGCAGGGTTAGCAGAGGAAAAATATAAATTACCTACTTATCCTGTACTAATCAATATTCTTAAAACGAGTGATGTAGAAATACCCACAAAGTATGAGTCTAATATTGCTGGGTTACAAGTGCGCCAAGACTACCGCGTTATTAACCTCTGGGAAGTAGATGTTAAGTAGTTAAACATAATTAATTACACAAAGTCATTGCGAATGGAGCGAAGCGAAATGAAGCAATCGCAAGGGCTGGGATTGCTTCGCTTCGCTCGCAATGACTGTAATTAATTTTGCGTGTTTACTTAGCATTGCCTTTGAACAACCTTTACCCTCGTTACTTCCATTTGTGCCAATTCTTCAAGGTGGTGGAAACGAGTCTACAATTCGAGAAGCATTGCGTTTATTGCAAAGAGATGAACAATTAAATCAACTCGAAACTGTCTTGGCGTTTTTTGCTACGTTTGTCATAGATAGTGCTTTAGTCCAACAAATTATGAGGTGGGATATGACAGTATTACGTTCTTCACCCTGGTATCAAGAAATTATGCGAGAAGATAGGTTATCCAGCATTGAATTAACTCTAGAAGTCAAATTTGGCAATGAAGGATTGAATTTCATGTCAAAAATCTCTCAAATATCTGATATTGAAGAACTCAAGGCAATTCAACGTTCTATCCTCATTGCTCAGAATCTAGATGAATTGAAGCAATTACTCGAAGATTAGAAAATGACAATTAAATTTCATGATTTTATCTCACGCACAGGTGCAGGGATGTGCTTTTAAATGAGAATATTCTGGTTCTGAGGTGGAATGCTGGTGTTTTACAGTCGGGTTCTGTTTTCTCAGTGTATGTATTTATACGCTGATTGTAGTGAAACAGAAGTGCGATCGCACCGGAGAATGAGGATCATTGCAATACTTAAAAAAGCCTTAAGTATTTTAATATATCTATCTTAAGTGTAAGTAAATAAAGAGATGGATTTGGGAAATATGGAGATATAGGTAAATTCTTAAGGAGGTCTTCAAATGCAGAACTTACGCCTTTACTCCACAATTTCAAAATCATTGATTCCTGAAACTCACACAAAAAAGCTGGCAGTTTTAATTGAATGGTGCAAAATTATTCATGGTTGCATCGAAGCTGGGCAAATAGAAGATGCCAAAATTTTTCTAGAGCAAGCAATTCAGGAAGCTGAAATGCCAAGTAGAGAATAAATTAATTCACATCGGCATCAGATAAAACTGGAAATGCTAAACATACTTAATATACTCACGAAATCCGAAACATAAAGGAGTCAGAAAATTTTTCTGGCTCCTTTTAACTGTAAAAATATACAACGCAAATTCTCTATATACCAATACGGTTCAGTTAAGAGAATAGTAGGTTGGGTGTAGCGATAGCGTAACCCAACAAAGTATGCGTAAATGTTGGGTTCCGTTCCTCCACCCAACCTACACAAATCTATTGCGAATTGCAAATTGGTATTATTAGCTGCTCAGGTAAATTGACTTATTTACGGTTATTACTAATAATTGAAAATCTAATCTATACATAGTATAAAAATTCATATATTACCTTGAAATTAATCTCATCAAGAAAATTATTTATATATTATCTAAAGAAAAATAATTGGTTACAATTAAATATAAAGTACTTTTTAGAGAAAAATGCTCATAATCTTTTACCTGCCTTAGTTCACTCCTGAAACGGTTGGAAATCCTGTAAGTTTAAACTTGGGTAAATGCGATTATGATAATAGATTGGTTGGCTGTTTGGGGCGTAACTCAAGCTGTCGGGTTTGCTTTTAAACCGATTTTTGAGGAATTAGCCAAAGATGTAGTCAAGGACTGGGCTAAGGATATATTAAAGTGTATCCCGAAGAACATTTTACAGCAACTTAAAAAGGAAGAAATCGAAATTATTGCTGGCAAAGCCTTAAAGGAATTTTTAGAATTAATCCAGCAGGAATTAGAAGATGTAGATATCGAAGAACTAGCACTGCAACAATATACTAAAACTTTAAAAGAGTTTATTAGTAGCCACTTTATTAGAGAGATTCTCGGTTATCCTTTTCAAGCAGAATGTCACTCTCTAGATGCTCAAGTACTTTTTCGTACTTGGTATGAAATGAATTTACCAAGTTTACCCCAGGATTTTGAATGGGAAAGACTCACTAAAAGATATATCAAAAAAGTTAAGGCGATTATTCGTGAGTCAGATAAGTTACGCTCTCTTTTAGATAGTCAAAATTTAGAAGAAATAACTAAAAGTCTGCAAGATATATCTGGTATTCCGACAGATTTTGATTTACAGAAGTATCAAGAAGGACTATGTGAGCGTTACGGAAATCTGAAGTTAGATAGTTTAGATACCACTGGATATGCTTATAACGAATTGAAGTTATGGCGGATGTTTATTGCTCAGAATGTGCGGGAAGTGCATCAAGTTTTACCCCAAGTACATGAATTACCTAAAGAACATCTCAAAAAGCAGCGAGATAGCAATCAAATAGAAGCGGAAATTTTACTAGAAGAGTTAGAAGGCTACCGCCGAGTGTATTTTGAGCAACCAATTGTTTCTGTATTAGATATTATTAATAATCCTGTTTATAAATATATAGTTATTTTAGGTGATCCAGGTTCTGGTAAATCGACATTATTGCAATTTTTAGCGTTGAATTGGGCGGAAACACCGCTAAACAATATTGTTTTTCAACCTATCCCTTTATTAATTGAGTTACGCACTTATATTAGAAGACGTGAGAATAATGAGTGTAGTAATTTCTTAGAGTTTTTTCATAAATGTAGTGGTATAGTTCATCATCTGAATCAAAATCAACTCCACGAACATTTAAAAGCGGGAAATGCTTTGGTGATGTTTGATGGTTTAGATGAAGTTTTTGAGTTGGGAAAGCGTGAAGATGTAATTACAGATATTCATCGGTTTACGAATGTCTACCCCAATGTGCGAGTAATTGTAACTTCGCGGGTAATTGGCTATAAACCGCAACGGTTACGAGATGCGGAATTTCGCCATTTTATGTTGCAAGATTTGGAGTCAGAACAAATTCAAGATTTTATCTATCGCTGGCATGAATTAACTTTTCATGATGAAGAAGATAAGTTACGGAAACGGGAACGGTTACAAAGAGCGATTGATACTTCAAAATCGATTGCTGAATTGGCAGGAAATCCGCTATTGTTAACGATGATGGCCATTCTCAATCGTAACCAAGAATTGCCCCGCGATCGCGCCACACTTTATGAGCAAGCATCACGAGTATTGCTGCATCAATGGGATGTGGAACGCGCTTTAGTAGAAGATTCACGCTTAGATCCGAAAACGATTGACTATAAAGATAAGCAGGCGATGTTGCGTCAAGTTGCTTATCACATGCAAACTAGTGCTAAAGGGTTGACTGGCAATTTAATTAGTGTGCATGATTTAGAAAAGATTTTGATTCGCTATTTAAAAAATATTGAATTTGAAAACCCAACTAAAGTGGCGCGGGTGATGATTAACCAATTACGGACTCGCAATTTTATGTTGTGTTTTTTAGGTGCAGATTATTATGCTTTTGTCCATCGGACTTTTTTAGAATATTTTTGTGCTTGGGAGTTTGTCTGGCAGTTTAAGGAAACACAAACACTGTCAATTAAAGAATTAAATAATGAGGTGTTTGGTAAACATTGGCGTTATGAAACTTGGCATGAAGTTTTGCGATTGATTGTGGGAATGATTGAGCCGAGGTTTGTGTGCGAAATTCTCGAATATTTAATGGCGCAAGATGGAGAAGGGGAAAAGTTTATTAATTTGTTTTTAGCGGCTAAATGTCTTGCAGAGGTACGGAATCGCTTGTTAGTCACAACAACGGCGAATAAATTATTAAATCGGCTGAAAGATTTAACGAAATATGACCTTGGTTATTATTATCAACCTTATCGAGATGAGGAAGAAACAAAATTAGTCCAAGAAATTCGGACTAAAGCAGTGACATCTGTGGCGACAACTTGGAAAGATGATGCTGATACTTTAGTTTGGTTGAAACAACTGGCTAATGCTGATGAACATGAAGATGTCCGCCGGACTTCTGTCCAAGAATTAGCGAGAAGTTTTCGAGATCATGTTGATACTTTGGTATGGTTAAAACAACGGGCGATCGCAGATAATGATTGGACAGTCAGACAAGTAGCATTGCAAGAACTCGCACGGAATTTCAAAGATGATTTAGAAATTCTCCCACTGCTGCAAACACGCGCCACCAGCGATGAAAATGAATATGTGCGTCAAGCGGCTGTACAGGAATTAGCCAGGGGTTTTAAAGACAAACCCGATATCTTACACTGGCTCAAACAGCGTGTGACAGCCGATAATTCTGGAACGGTGCGCCAAGTAGCTGTGCAAGAGTTAGCACGGGGGTTTAAAGATGATTTAGCAACTTTACCTTGGTTAAAACAATGCACCACAGATGATGACTGGACTGTGCGCCAAGCGGCTGTGCAAGAATTAGCTAGAAGTTTCAAAGACGATGCTGATACTCTCTCGATACTCAAGCAACGCGCCATTCATGATGAGAATGAATATGTCCGCCAAGCGGCTGTGCAAGAATTAGCCAGAAGTTTCAAAGACGATGCTGATACTTTCTCCATCCTCCAACAATGCGCCATAACTGATCAATATTCTGGAGTGCGTCAAACAGCCGTTGAAGAATTGGCGCGGGGGTTTAAAGATGAACCGGAAATTTTACCTTGGCTCAAACAGCGTACGACGGCGGATAATGACCAGTATGTCAGACGTGCGGCTGTGCAGGAATTAGCCAGGGGATTTAAAGATGATGCCGAAACACTGTTGATTTTGCAACAAAGAGCGATCGCAGATCAATATTCTGATGTCCGGCGTGCGGCTGTGCAAGAATTAGCGAGAGGGTTCACAAATCATCCCGATACTTTACTCATTCTCAAACAAAGCGCCACCACCGATGAAAATGAATATGTCCGCCGCACAGCATTGCAAAAACTCGCCAAAAATTTCACCAATGACCCTGATATTCTCCCAATTTTAAAAAAACACGCGACAGCAGATAAATATGCAGATGTCCGTCAAG
This window contains:
- a CDS encoding HEAT repeat domain-containing protein; amino-acid sequence: MIIDWLAVWGVTQAVGFAFKPIFEELAKDVVKDWAKDILKCIPKNILQQLKKEEIEIIAGKALKEFLELIQQELEDVDIEELALQQYTKTLKEFISSHFIREILGYPFQAECHSLDAQVLFRTWYEMNLPSLPQDFEWERLTKRYIKKVKAIIRESDKLRSLLDSQNLEEITKSLQDISGIPTDFDLQKYQEGLCERYGNLKLDSLDTTGYAYNELKLWRMFIAQNVREVHQVLPQVHELPKEHLKKQRDSNQIEAEILLEELEGYRRVYFEQPIVSVLDIINNPVYKYIVILGDPGSGKSTLLQFLALNWAETPLNNIVFQPIPLLIELRTYIRRRENNECSNFLEFFHKCSGIVHHLNQNQLHEHLKAGNALVMFDGLDEVFELGKREDVITDIHRFTNVYPNVRVIVTSRVIGYKPQRLRDAEFRHFMLQDLESEQIQDFIYRWHELTFHDEEDKLRKRERLQRAIDTSKSIAELAGNPLLLTMMAILNRNQELPRDRATLYEQASRVLLHQWDVERALVEDSRLDPKTIDYKDKQAMLRQVAYHMQTSAKGLTGNLISVHDLEKILIRYLKNIEFENPTKVARVMINQLRTRNFMLCFLGADYYAFVHRTFLEYFCAWEFVWQFKETQTLSIKELNNEVFGKHWRYETWHEVLRLIVGMIEPRFVCEILEYLMAQDGEGEKFINLFLAAKCLAEVRNRLLVTTTANKLLNRLKDLTKYDLGYYYQPYRDEEETKLVQEIRTKAVTSVATTWKDDADTLVWLKQLANADEHEDVRRTSVQELARSFRDHVDTLVWLKQRAIADNDWTVRQVALQELARNFKDDLEILPLLQTRATSDENEYVRQAAVQELARGFKDKPDILHWLKQRVTADNSGTVRQVAVQELARGFKDDLATLPWLKQCTTDDDWTVRQAAVQELARSFKDDADTLSILKQRAIHDENEYVRQAAVQELARSFKDDADTFSILQQCAITDQYSGVRQTAVEELARGFKDEPEILPWLKQRTTADNDQYVRRAAVQELARGFKDDAETLLILQQRAIADQYSDVRRAAVQELARGFTNHPDTLLILKQSATTDENEYVRRTALQKLAKNFTNDPDILPILKKHATADKYADVRQAALQELARRFKNDPETLVILKKRAIVDKSSNVRQVAVQELARGFQDQLDLFELFYNCAVNDPFTREYSFQDNPRQVALEAITEQYPHYLQTLPLLRDRATNDPDEQVRELAKKKLADLGEKFS